Proteins encoded by one window of Candidatus Zixiibacteriota bacterium:
- a CDS encoding amino acid ABC transporter ATP-binding protein yields the protein MIEFRRANKWFGPLHVLKDIDLAIAAGEVVVVCGPSGSGKSTLIRCINRLEQLDSGDVIVDGVSLADPQTDVTRLRADVGMVFQSFNLYPHMTALQNITLAPVRVKGLAVRDAEALARELLARVGIPDKADAYPAALSGGQQQRVAIARALAMKPKIMLFDEPTSALDPEMIKEVLDVMTALAGEGMTMVVVTHEMGFARRVAHRVVFMDGGEIVEQDRPESFFAAPKSARARQFLGKILTH from the coding sequence TTCGCCGCGCCAACAAATGGTTTGGCCCGCTGCACGTGCTGAAGGATATCGACCTCGCGATCGCCGCGGGCGAGGTGGTGGTCGTCTGCGGCCCGAGCGGTAGCGGCAAGAGCACTCTCATCCGCTGCATCAACCGTCTCGAGCAGCTCGACTCCGGAGACGTGATCGTCGACGGTGTCTCGCTCGCCGATCCGCAAACCGACGTCACCCGGCTGCGCGCCGACGTGGGCATGGTCTTCCAGTCCTTCAATCTCTATCCGCACATGACCGCGCTCCAGAACATCACGCTCGCGCCGGTGCGCGTCAAGGGGCTGGCGGTCCGCGACGCCGAGGCGCTGGCGCGCGAGCTGCTGGCGCGCGTGGGTATTCCCGACAAGGCCGACGCCTACCCGGCCGCGCTCTCGGGCGGGCAACAGCAGCGGGTCGCGATCGCGCGCGCGCTGGCGATGAAGCCGAAAATCATGCTCTTCGACGAGCCGACCTCGGCGCTCGATCCCGAAATGATCAAGGAGGTGCTGGACGTGATGACCGCGCTGGCCGGCGAGGGAATGACCATGGTCGTGGTGACCCACGAGATGGGTTTCGCGCGGCGCGTGGCGCACCGCGTCGTCTTCATGGACGGCGGCGAGATCGTCGAGCAGGACCGCCCCGAGAGTTTCTTCGCCGCCCCGAAGTCGGCGCGCGCGCGGCAGTTCCTGGGAAAAATTCTCACGCACTGA
- a CDS encoding transporter substrate-binding domain-containing protein: MNRSLGLLLALMLAPAAAFAQTTLEKIGRTGVLVIGTRTGSPPFAYVDSKNEWVGFSIDLVEQAVLPSLARKLGKPIRLEKKESTPQTRIPLLTSGSVDLIAETMTDTRSRRDSVDFSLTFFVTGAQFLVKRGSPIKGLQSIAGKRVAAQQGSTNARIIRERVPSAKLLEFPDQPAAFQALARGQVEAYANDGVQLAGLKAKAPRPADWLVVGEFFSYEPYGMAMRKNDSDFRQAVNLGLMEAIESGRYFALYDKWFGPKGEVPYPLAPEVRRFLEMQVVPK, encoded by the coding sequence ATGAATCGATCGCTCGGGTTGTTGCTGGCTCTGATGCTGGCTCCGGCCGCCGCGTTCGCGCAGACGACGCTGGAAAAGATCGGCCGGACGGGGGTCCTGGTCATCGGCACGCGCACCGGCTCGCCGCCGTTCGCCTACGTGGACTCGAAGAACGAATGGGTGGGCTTTTCCATCGACCTGGTGGAACAGGCGGTCCTGCCGTCGCTCGCCAGAAAGCTCGGCAAGCCGATCCGGCTGGAGAAGAAAGAGTCCACGCCGCAAACCCGCATCCCTCTGCTCACCTCGGGCTCGGTCGACCTCATCGCGGAAACGATGACCGACACTCGATCGCGGCGCGACAGCGTCGATTTCAGCCTCACCTTCTTCGTCACCGGCGCCCAGTTCCTGGTGAAGCGGGGAAGCCCGATCAAGGGGCTGCAGTCGATCGCGGGCAAACGCGTGGCGGCGCAGCAGGGCTCGACCAACGCGCGCATCATTCGCGAGCGCGTGCCGAGCGCGAAGCTCCTCGAGTTTCCCGACCAGCCGGCGGCGTTTCAGGCCCTCGCCCGCGGCCAGGTGGAGGCCTATGCCAACGACGGGGTTCAGCTCGCGGGCCTGAAAGCCAAGGCTCCGCGTCCGGCCGACTGGCTGGTCGTCGGCGAGTTTTTCTCGTACGAGCCCTACGGCATGGCAATGCGCAAGAACGACTCCGACTTCCGGCAGGCGGTGAACCTAGGTCTGATGGAGGCGATCGAATCCGGCAGGTATTTCGCGCTCTACGACAAGTGGTTCGGGCCGAAGGGCGAAGTGCCCTACCCGCTGGCTCCTGAGGTCAGGCGCTTCCTCGAGATGCAGGTGGTGCCGAAATGA